In Salvelinus alpinus chromosome 22, SLU_Salpinus.1, whole genome shotgun sequence, one genomic interval encodes:
- the LOC139548729 gene encoding phosphatidylinositol-binding clathrin assembly protein-like isoform X14: MSGQSITDRITAAQHSVTGSAVSKTVCKATTHEIMGPKKKHLDYLIHCTNEMNVNIPQLADSLFERTTSTSWVVVFKSLIATHHLMVYGNERFVQYLASRNTLFNLSNFLDKSGLQGYDMSTFIRRYSRYLNEKAVSYRQVAFDFTKVKRGVDGVMRTMNTEKLLKTIPIIQNQMDALLDFNVNANELTNGVINAGFMLLFKDSIRLFAAYNEGIINLLEKYFDMKKTQCKEGLDIYKKFLTRMTRISEFLKVAEQVGIDRGDIPDLSQAPSSLLEALEQHLASLEGKKVKDSTAASRASTLSNAVSSLASTGMSFTKVDEREKQAALEEEQARLKALKEQRLKELSKRPSFATTDTSPVSTTGVTISTAPAIDLFSTPSCSNGALKMESDLFDIQQTFNPSMQASSTGLPVATAWAGYSTATQAPPPGALQVDFESVFGAKASGANNMESDDILKPTMVGSNQALCSINQLSDKLVGDDLDSSLANLVGNLGIGNGTTKK; the protein is encoded by the exons ACCTGATCCATTGCACCAATGAGATGAACGTGAACATTCCCCAGCTGGCTGACTCACTGTTTGAGAGGACCACCAGCACGAGCTGGGTGGTGGTCTTCAAGTCGCTCATCGCCACACACCACCTCATGGTCTACGGCAATGAG CGTTTTGTCCAGTACTTGGCTTCAAGGAACACATTATTCAACCTCAGCAATTTTTTGGACAAAAGTGGTTTACAAG gctaCGATATGTCCACATTTATCCGGAGGTACAGTCGATATCTGAATGAGAAGGCTGTGTCATACAGACAGGTTGCCTTTGACTTCACTAAAGTAAAGCGAGG GGTGGATGGGGTGATGAGGACCATGAATACAGAGAAGCTACTGAAGACCATCCCTATCATACAAAACCAGATGGACGCCCTCCTCGACTTCAAT GTTAATGCCAATGAGCTCACAAACGGAGTGATCAATGCAGGGTTCATGCTCCTCTTCAAAGATTCCATTAGGCTTTTTGCTGCATATAACGAAGGCATCATCAACCTGCTGG AGAAGTACTTTGACATGAAGAAAACCCAGTGTAAAGAGGGCCTGGATATCTACAAGAAGTTCCTGACCCGAATGACCCGAATCTCAGAGTTCCTTAAAGTGGCAGAG CAGGTGGGGATTGATCGAGGAGACATTCCAGACCTTTCCCAG GCTCCCAGTAGCCTTCTGGAAGCTCTGgagcagcacctggcctcactaGAGGGGAAGAAAGTCAAAGACTCCACCGCTGCCAGCAG GGCCAGTACTCTATCCAACGCAGTGTCCTCGCTGGCCAGTACAGGGATGTCTTTTACTAAAGTAGACGAGCGGGAGAAGCAGGCTGCTCTGGAGGAGGAACAGGCTCGTCTCAAAGCACTGAAG GAACAGAGGCTGAAGGAGCTCTCGAAGAGGCCTTCATTTGCCACCACAGACACGTCTCCTGTCTCCACCACCGGGGTCACTATCAGCACAGCCCCAGCCATCGACCTTTTCTCCACACCCAGCTGCTCCAATGG TGCTCTGAAGATGGAGAGTGACCTGTTTGACATTCAGCAGACGTTTAACCCTTCAATGCAGGCCAGTTCTACAGGGCTTCCTGTGGCCACAGCATGGGCAG GGTACTCCACAGCAACACAGGCCCCTCCCCCAGGAGCACTCCAAGTGGACTTCGAGTCAGTCTTTGGAGCCAAAGCTTCCGGTGCTAATAACATGGAATCTGATG ACATCCTGAAACCCACCATGGTTGGCTCCAATCAGGCCCTGTGCTCAATCAATCAGCTGTCAGACAAACTGGTAGGAGATGACCTGGACTCCTCCCTGGCCAACCTGGTGGGAA ATCTCGGGATTGGAAATGGCACAACGAAAAAGTAA